Part of the Acidimicrobiales bacterium genome, CCCTGCGCGAGACAGTGCCGCTCAGGAGGAAGGGCCATCGGCGGCCGCCTTCAGAGCCCGAACGTCGAGCTTCATCATCTGCATCATCGCCTCCGTCGCGCGTCGTGCTCGCTCGGGATCGGGGTCGGAGATGATCGCGAGGAACTCGGACGGCACGACCTGCCAGCGGACACCGAATCGATCCTTCAGCCATCCGCACGCGATCTCGGAGCCGCCGTCGCGCAGCGCGTCCCAGTAGTGGTCCACCTCGGACTGCGTCGCGCAGTCGATGACGAACGAGATCGACTCGTCGAAGTCGAAGTGGTCAGGGCCGCCGTTGAGCGCGGTGAAGAGGTTCCCGTCGAGCTCGAACTCGATCGTCATCACCGAGCCGGCGGGACCCGGCCCGGCCTCTCCGTAACGGGAGGTGCGCAGGACCCTGGAGTTCGGGAACACCGACAGGTAGAAGTTGACGGCCTCCTCCGCCTGGTCGTCGAACCAGAGAAATGGCGTGATCTTCGGCACTGCACCGACCTCCGCTCGCTCGCCCGGAAGGACCTACCCGAGCATCATCGCGTCCGCGCGCGCCCGTTCATCGGGCGCCCTCAGGCCGGTAGGCGCACCGGGTGCCCCGACCGTCCGGCGCCCTCGCGGCAAAGCGTCGGTATGCAATGCTTTTCGGCGAACGCCGAGGAGGATCACGTGACGAGCGACCGACGACCCCTCCTCCGCCGCGAACTCGGGCGGGGCTTCTTCGCCTCGGGGATCGTCATCGGAGCACTGGCGTTGCTCTCGGTCGCGGCGGGGGCGAGCCTCGCGACGCTCACGCCTGGTCACGCCTACTGC contains:
- a CDS encoding VOC family protein; this translates as MPKITPFLWFDDQAEEAVNFYLSVFPNSRVLRTSRYGEAGPGPAGSVMTIEFELDGNLFTALNGGPDHFDFDESISFVIDCATQSEVDHYWDALRDGGSEIACGWLKDRFGVRWQVVPSEFLAIISDPDPERARRATEAMMQMMKLDVRALKAAADGPSS